From the genome of Apodemus sylvaticus chromosome 3, mApoSyl1.1, whole genome shotgun sequence, one region includes:
- the Guca2b gene encoding guanylate cyclase activator 2B, with amino-acid sequence MSGSQLWAAAVLLLLLQSAQGVDIKHNGFQVQLESVRKLSELEEKQMSNPQLRKSGLLPDVCHNPALPLDLQPVCASQEAASTFKALRTIASTDECELCINIACTGC; translated from the exons ATGTCAGGAAGCCAACTGTGGGCTGCCGCCGTCCTGCTGCTACTCCTGCAGAGTGCACAGGGTGTCGACATCAAG CACAATGGCTTCCAAGTCCAGCTAGAATCTGTGAGGAAGCTGAGTGAGCTGGAAGAGAAGCAGATGTCCAATCCCCAGCTGCGGAAAAGTGGCCTCCTCCCTGACGTGTGCCATAACCCAGCCTTGCCCCTGGACCTCCAGCCTGTCTGTGCCTCCCAGGAAGCTGCCAGCACCTTCAAGGCCTTGA GGACCATCGCCTCCACTGACGAATGTGAGCTGTGTATAAATATTGCCTGTACGGGCTGCTGA